One segment of Massilia sp. Se16.2.3 DNA contains the following:
- the motA gene encoding flagellar motor stator protein MotA, with amino-acid sequence MQQLLGIFIVLGCVFGGFALMGGTVTAIWHPVEILIIVGAAFGALVIGNEKHVLTEMLHQLKKIASRTKHDSEFQRQLLLLMYELLQLAAGGLKALDAHVEAPRDSAIFQRYPRILDEPKLLAFIVDNFRLMAMGKINAHELEGVLEQELEAIHEELTQPSKSLHKIAEGMPGFGILAAVLGIVMAMYSVSGGADSGLIAEKVGAAMVGTFIGIFFCYGLLDPISNMMKQLVNGEASTMETVKVVLCTHVAGKPALLAIDAGRRLIQLNTKPSFAQLEQWINAMGGEDESQNKRRRNSDRMTG; translated from the coding sequence ATGCAGCAACTCCTAGGTATTTTCATCGTGCTCGGCTGCGTGTTCGGCGGCTTCGCGCTGATGGGCGGCACGGTCACTGCGATCTGGCATCCGGTCGAGATCCTGATCATCGTCGGCGCCGCCTTCGGTGCGCTGGTGATCGGCAACGAAAAGCACGTGCTGACCGAGATGCTGCACCAGCTCAAGAAGATCGCCTCGCGCACCAAGCACGACTCGGAATTCCAGCGCCAGCTGCTGCTCTTGATGTACGAACTGCTGCAACTGGCCGCCGGCGGCCTGAAGGCGCTCGACGCCCACGTCGAGGCACCGAGGGACAGCGCCATCTTCCAGCGCTACCCGCGCATCCTGGACGAGCCGAAGCTGCTGGCTTTCATCGTCGACAATTTCCGCCTGATGGCGATGGGCAAGATCAACGCGCACGAACTGGAAGGCGTGCTCGAGCAGGAACTGGAAGCCATCCACGAGGAACTCACCCAGCCGTCGAAGTCGCTGCACAAGATCGCCGAAGGCATGCCGGGTTTCGGCATCCTGGCGGCCGTGCTGGGCATCGTGATGGCGATGTATTCGGTCTCGGGCGGCGCGGATTCGGGCCTGATCGCCGAGAAGGTTGGCGCGGCGATGGTCGGTACCTTCATCGGTATCTTCTTCTGCTACGGCCTGCTCGACCCGATCTCGAACATGATGAAACAGCTGGTCAATGGCGAGGCGTCGACGATGGAGACCGTGAAGGTCGTGCTGTGCACCCACGTGGCCGGGAAACCCGCGCTGCTGGCGATCGACGCCGGCCGCCGCCTGATCCAGTTGAACACCAAGCCGAGCTTCGCCCAGCTGGAACAGTGGATCAACGCCATGGGAGGCGAGGACGAGTCGCAGAACAAGCGCCGCCGCAACAGCGACCGGATGACGGGGTAA
- a CDS encoding flagellar hook-length control protein FliK produces the protein MPVAQATLAAVVAALPGAPAAKESKPSPDAGMSLADTGEGARKAFAGVAGKPALPAAPALAVLPPVQAAVPATAAAAPAPVAAAGTGTGGDTLAASDAAQEQAAPIAERSPAGSFGVAAPAPAPGGQRSADTVTLSGPPTAWRQTLQEALGERLQLQVGKGAEQAVIRLEPPMLGRVEIAIRHSAGSLEVNISATHGEVLRQLQTVSENLRSDLAQRQFTDVAVNVAPAPRGANATPQFAGDGSGRGRQQDGREQEHMPGNALAEANTGASSFSLNGRA, from the coding sequence ATGCCCGTGGCCCAGGCCACGCTGGCCGCGGTCGTGGCCGCCCTGCCGGGCGCACCGGCAGCGAAAGAATCGAAGCCGTCGCCCGACGCCGGCATGTCGCTGGCGGACACCGGCGAAGGCGCACGCAAGGCCTTCGCCGGGGTTGCCGGCAAGCCGGCACTGCCGGCCGCGCCGGCGCTGGCAGTGCTGCCACCGGTCCAGGCTGCGGTACCAGCCACGGCTGCGGCAGCACCGGCCCCGGTGGCAGCTGCCGGTACGGGTACCGGCGGCGACACCCTGGCCGCAAGCGATGCCGCGCAGGAGCAGGCGGCACCGATCGCCGAGCGTTCGCCCGCGGGCAGCTTCGGCGTGGCGGCACCTGCGCCGGCGCCTGGCGGCCAGCGCAGCGCCGATACGGTCACCCTGTCCGGTCCGCCGACCGCATGGCGCCAGACGCTGCAGGAAGCCCTCGGCGAGCGCCTCCAGCTGCAGGTCGGCAAGGGCGCGGAGCAAGCCGTGATTCGTCTCGAACCACCGATGCTGGGCCGCGTCGAGATCGCGATCCGCCACAGCGCCGGTTCGCTCGAGGTGAACATCTCGGCCACCCACGGCGAAGTGCTGCGCCAGCTGCAGACGGTCAGCGAAAATCTGCGCAGCGACCTGGCCCAGCGCCAGTTCACGGACGTTGCCGTCAACGTCGCCCCTGCCCCGCGCGGCGCCAACGCGACGCCGCAGTTCGCGGGCGACGGCAGCGGTCGCGGCCGCCAGCAGGATGGCCGCGAGCAGGAACACATGCCGGGCAATGCCCTGGCCGAAGCCAACACCGGCGCGTCATCGTTCTCCCTGAACGGCCGCGCGTAA
- the fliL gene encoding flagellar basal body-associated protein FliL has protein sequence MNSKLKMIIGVVAVALVSAGAAGGAMWWMNAQEAHAAPAEGKSAHAEPKKKEKSDKPVKYITLDKVIVMLKRGQNEATTHYLSTDLVLSTDEEREKEAKDHLPLLRSIVVRALSNHTMAEASSMSVEQYAAQLNKTFDANYAAEDREKPFDEVMIGKLIVE, from the coding sequence ATGAACAGCAAGCTCAAGATGATCATCGGCGTCGTTGCCGTCGCGCTGGTCAGCGCCGGTGCCGCCGGTGGCGCGATGTGGTGGATGAATGCCCAGGAAGCCCATGCGGCGCCGGCCGAGGGCAAATCCGCCCACGCCGAACCGAAGAAGAAGGAAAAGTCGGACAAGCCGGTCAAGTACATCACCCTCGACAAGGTGATCGTGATGCTCAAGCGCGGCCAGAACGAAGCGACGACCCACTACCTGTCGACCGACCTGGTGCTGTCCACCGACGAGGAGCGCGAGAAGGAAGCGAAAGACCATCTGCCGCTGCTGCGCTCGATTGTGGTGCGCGCGCTTTCGAACCACACGATGGCGGAAGCCTCGTCGATGTCGGTCGAGCAGTACGCCGCCCAGCTGAACAAGACTTTCGATGCCAATTATGCTGCCGAGGACCGCGAGAAGCCCTTCGACGAAGTCATGATCGGCAAGCTGATCGTTGAATAA
- a CDS encoding FliM/FliN family flagellar motor switch protein: MRVRVAAEAAGVAVERRAAPAGSAAQIVPVTPARNARAMAITLREPQSGSTARCFVAPDARMMGLILQALQPERPQRTTRTAEPLAAGLKVKLDGRLVSHQITLEALFGLKVGDVIPVTVGRADVLLDEACLFTAAVAEHKGKLCLTSFEDAE, translated from the coding sequence ATGCGCGTGCGGGTGGCGGCGGAAGCGGCAGGCGTGGCAGTGGAGCGCCGTGCGGCGCCCGCTGGCAGCGCGGCCCAGATCGTGCCCGTGACGCCTGCCAGGAATGCCCGGGCGATGGCCATCACGCTGCGCGAGCCGCAGAGCGGCAGCACGGCGCGCTGTTTCGTGGCGCCGGACGCCCGCATGATGGGCCTGATCCTGCAGGCGCTGCAGCCGGAACGTCCGCAGCGCACGACGCGCACGGCCGAGCCGCTTGCCGCCGGCCTGAAGGTCAAGCTCGACGGCCGCCTGGTGAGCCACCAGATCACGCTCGAGGCGCTGTTCGGGCTGAAGGTGGGCGACGTGATTCCGGTGACTGTCGGCCGCGCCGACGTCCTGCTCGACGAAGCCTGCCTGTTCACGGCAGCCGTTGCCGAGCACAAGGGAAAACTGTGTTTAACCTCTTTTGAAGACGCTGAATAA
- the fliQ gene encoding flagellar biosynthesis protein FliQ, with translation MSPDIAVDLVAEALRVVMLLVLVLVVPGLLVGLLVALVQAATQINEQTLSFLPRLLVTLVALILAGHWMTGYLMDYCVSVFQRAATIAS, from the coding sequence ATGAGTCCCGATATCGCAGTCGACCTGGTCGCCGAAGCCTTGCGCGTGGTGATGCTGCTGGTGCTGGTGCTGGTGGTGCCGGGCCTGCTCGTCGGCCTGCTGGTCGCACTGGTGCAGGCCGCTACCCAGATCAACGAGCAAACCCTGAGCTTCCTTCCACGCCTGCTCGTGACGCTGGTCGCGCTGATCCTGGCCGGCCACTGGATGACCGGCTACCTGATGGACTACTGCGTGTCGGTGTTCCAGCGCGCCGCCACCATCGCAAGCTAA
- the fliJ gene encoding flagellar export protein FliJ, translated as MTRRDSIRSIDTLVRLRGTEVDKLQTELARQEATRARYQANLERLTALAEGSGASGSSAGKGAAGRLAPALALNCGQYKQAVFALADTHRTDLQLHEANMAVSQRNLAQAWTRRELLGKVLEQQQDALAREQDRASRKREDEIATQSWLAGRA; from the coding sequence GTGACCCGCCGCGACAGCATCCGCAGCATCGACACCCTGGTCCGCCTGCGCGGCACGGAAGTGGACAAATTGCAGACCGAACTGGCGCGCCAGGAAGCCACGCGCGCGCGCTACCAGGCCAACCTCGAGCGCCTGACCGCGCTGGCCGAAGGCAGCGGCGCTTCGGGCAGCAGCGCGGGCAAAGGCGCGGCCGGCCGCCTGGCGCCGGCGCTGGCACTGAACTGCGGACAGTACAAACAGGCCGTGTTCGCGCTGGCCGATACCCACCGTACCGACCTCCAGCTGCACGAGGCGAACATGGCGGTATCGCAGCGCAACCTGGCACAGGCGTGGACGCGCCGCGAACTGCTCGGCAAGGTGCTCGAGCAACAGCAGGACGCCCTGGCGCGCGAGCAGGACCGCGCGAGCAGGAAGCGTGAAGACGAGATCGCCACCCAATCGTGGCTGGCGGGCCGGGCGTAA
- the fliP gene encoding flagellar type III secretion system pore protein FliP (The bacterial flagellar biogenesis protein FliP forms a type III secretion system (T3SS)-type pore required for flagellar assembly.), translating into MTLSRRMTAAAGVAAALLLISVPASAADVLAGVIPGAKSGLSVKSQILVLMTLLGLLPVLVMMMTSFTRFVIVLSLLRQALGLQQGLPSRVITGIALILTLLVMRPIGVQVWNEAFVPYDRDQIGLEQALATAEKPLSRFMLAQTSKSALAQVAHLAGEAPSMKPEDRSFVVKLAAFVLSELKTAFQIGAMLFIPFLIIDLVVSSVLMAMGMMMLSPLVISLPFKLLLFVLVDGWTLTVNTLVGSIHGY; encoded by the coding sequence ATGACCCTGAGCCGTCGCATGACCGCAGCGGCCGGCGTCGCGGCTGCACTCCTTCTGATCTCCGTTCCCGCCAGCGCCGCCGACGTACTGGCCGGCGTCATTCCGGGCGCGAAGTCCGGTCTCTCCGTCAAATCGCAGATCCTGGTCCTCATGACCCTGCTCGGGCTCCTGCCCGTGCTCGTCATGATGATGACCAGTTTTACGCGCTTCGTGATCGTGCTGTCCCTGCTGCGCCAGGCCCTCGGCCTGCAACAGGGCCTGCCCAGCCGCGTCATTACCGGCATCGCCCTGATCCTCACCCTGCTGGTGATGCGTCCGATCGGCGTGCAGGTGTGGAACGAAGCCTTCGTGCCCTACGACCGCGACCAGATCGGCCTCGAGCAGGCCCTGGCAACGGCCGAGAAGCCGCTGTCGCGCTTCATGCTGGCCCAGACCAGCAAGAGCGCGCTGGCACAGGTGGCGCACCTGGCCGGCGAAGCCCCGTCGATGAAGCCGGAAGACCGCTCCTTTGTCGTCAAGCTGGCCGCCTTCGTGCTGTCCGAACTGAAGACCGCGTTCCAGATCGGCGCGATGCTGTTCATCCCCTTCCTCATCATCGACCTGGTGGTCTCGTCGGTGCTGATGGCAATGGGCATGATGATGCTCTCGCCCCTGGTGATCTCGCTGCCGTTCAAGCTGCTGCTGTTCGTGCTCGTCGATGGCTGGACGCTGACCGTCAACACGCTCGTGGGCTCGATCCACGGTTACTAG
- the fliF gene encoding flagellar basal-body MS-ring/collar protein FliF, with the protein MISKLKNALQGAKLGALPGLPPALRNNLTPLLVLAIVITAAVMMFMWQDQANYKPVFGAREKVAASDMMGVLEAEQIPYRIHPDSGQVMVPSNELGKVRMLLAAKGVTAQLPAGLELMDKNDPLGVSQFVQDVRFRRGLEGELAQSILTLDAIASARVHLAIAKSNSFVAGASDQSSASVVIATKPGRTLGNEQIAAIVNMVSGSVASLSPSRVSLVDQAGNYLSSRVDLSEGFDGAAQGDAAAQRVSNEVRNNVNELLGPVLGGNNFKVSVTADIDNDKIEETQEKYGEAPKVTSEAMREELEKNRLAMGVPGTLSNRPPVAADPAAAPGTPGAADPAAAAAAEKDNANSRKNATTRQYAYDRAITQIKRSRGRLRKLSVAVVLNNASAANAGTGFTPAELSTIDKILRGGLGIDAARGDVLAVSAMSFPKAAPIEPWWQERDTIVDATGYGIWIVGALLGYLLLVPSAAAHDYRAHGPRPAGTWRRRGGPCRTAPPP; encoded by the coding sequence GTGATCTCGAAACTCAAGAATGCACTTCAAGGCGCCAAGCTCGGTGCCCTGCCCGGCCTGCCGCCAGCGCTGCGCAACAACCTGACCCCCTTGCTGGTGCTGGCCATCGTCATCACCGCCGCGGTCATGATGTTCATGTGGCAAGACCAGGCCAACTACAAGCCGGTGTTCGGCGCGCGCGAAAAAGTCGCCGCCAGCGACATGATGGGCGTGCTCGAGGCCGAGCAGATCCCCTACCGCATCCATCCGGACAGCGGCCAGGTAATGGTGCCCTCCAACGAGCTGGGCAAGGTACGCATGCTGCTGGCCGCCAAGGGCGTGACCGCCCAGCTGCCCGCCGGCCTGGAGCTGATGGACAAGAACGATCCGCTGGGCGTGTCGCAGTTCGTGCAGGACGTGCGCTTTCGCCGCGGCCTCGAAGGCGAGCTGGCGCAGAGCATCCTGACGCTGGACGCCATCGCGTCGGCGCGCGTGCACCTGGCCATTGCCAAGAGTAATTCCTTTGTCGCCGGTGCTTCCGACCAGAGTTCGGCATCGGTCGTGATCGCGACCAAACCGGGCCGTACGCTCGGCAACGAGCAGATCGCCGCGATCGTCAACATGGTCTCGGGCAGCGTCGCCAGCCTGAGCCCAAGCCGCGTGTCGCTGGTCGACCAGGCCGGCAACTACCTGTCCTCGCGCGTCGACCTGAGCGAAGGCTTCGATGGCGCGGCCCAGGGCGACGCCGCGGCCCAGCGCGTGTCGAACGAAGTGCGCAACAACGTCAACGAATTGCTCGGCCCGGTGTTGGGCGGTAACAACTTCAAGGTCAGCGTCACCGCCGACATCGACAACGACAAGATCGAGGAAACCCAGGAGAAGTACGGCGAAGCGCCGAAGGTCACCAGCGAAGCGATGCGCGAGGAACTGGAAAAGAACCGTCTCGCCATGGGCGTGCCGGGCACGCTGTCGAACCGTCCGCCGGTAGCAGCCGATCCCGCGGCAGCACCGGGCACGCCGGGTGCCGCCGACCCGGCAGCGGCCGCCGCCGCCGAGAAGGACAACGCCAATTCGCGCAAGAACGCAACGACCCGCCAGTACGCCTACGACCGTGCGATCACCCAGATCAAGCGCTCGCGTGGCCGCCTGCGCAAGCTGTCCGTCGCCGTCGTTCTGAACAACGCCAGCGCGGCCAATGCCGGGACGGGCTTCACCCCGGCTGAGCTGAGCACCATCGACAAGATCCTGCGCGGCGGCCTCGGCATCGACGCGGCGCGCGGCGACGTGCTGGCAGTGTCGGCGATGAGCTTCCCGAAGGCGGCGCCGATTGAACCGTGGTGGCAGGAGCGCGACACCATCGTCGACGCCACCGGCTACGGCATCTGGATCGTCGGCGCCCTGCTCGGCTACCTGCTGCTGGTTCCGTCCGCTGCTGCGCACGATTACCGGGCGCATGGTCCCCGCCCTGCCGGCACCTGGCGCCGCCGCGGCGGCCCCTGCCGAACGGCGCCACCGCCTTGA
- a CDS encoding FliA/WhiG family RNA polymerase sigma factor encodes MAYFADYADSASASEYTQAAAAASMSPREEQRHLVAYAPLVKRIVRQLNSQQSGAMSREDMEQIGLMGLLEALRRYGEPDTGFGSFASLRIRGAILDELRRRDWRPRGVRQDAHRLRDSIRALTRSLGREPTPQEAADALGISQEDYYQHLLDDSAEEMLSFDEVLQEATEQAHSAPGPEESLMVRRSLEQALGALNEREQRVIQMIYEFELSYKEIAAVLDLSDARVCQLNKSALTKMKAALGTR; translated from the coding sequence GTGGCCTATTTTGCCGATTACGCCGACAGCGCCAGCGCCAGCGAGTACACGCAGGCTGCGGCCGCCGCCAGCATGAGCCCGCGCGAGGAGCAGCGTCACCTGGTGGCCTATGCGCCGCTGGTGAAGCGCATCGTGCGCCAGCTGAACTCGCAGCAGTCGGGCGCGATGTCGCGCGAAGACATGGAACAGATCGGGCTGATGGGCTTGCTCGAGGCGCTGCGCCGCTACGGCGAGCCCGACACCGGCTTCGGCAGCTTCGCCTCGCTGCGCATCCGCGGCGCCATCCTCGACGAGCTGCGCCGCCGGGACTGGCGTCCGCGCGGCGTGCGCCAGGATGCGCACCGCCTGCGCGACAGCATCCGCGCCCTGACCCGTTCGCTGGGCCGCGAGCCGACGCCGCAGGAAGCGGCCGATGCACTCGGGATCAGCCAGGAAGACTATTACCAGCACCTGCTCGACGACAGCGCCGAAGAGATGCTGAGCTTCGACGAAGTGCTGCAGGAAGCGACCGAGCAGGCGCACAGCGCGCCCGGCCCGGAAGAATCGCTGATGGTGCGCCGCAGCCTCGAGCAGGCGCTCGGCGCCCTGAACGAGCGCGAGCAGCGCGTCATCCAGATGATCTATGAGTTCGAGCTCAGCTACAAGGAAATCGCCGCCGTGCTCGACTTGTCGGACGCCCGCGTCTGCCAGCTCAACAAGAGCGCGCTGACCAAGATGAAGGCGGCCCTCGGGACGCGCTAA
- the fliS gene encoding flagellar export chaperone FliS codes for MSYQEAYGNYHAVNLDSQTSRATPVELVLLLTDGLLDELARARGHIVGKRYEQKAASIDKCCEIINGLSSSLDFEGGGEVVANLASLYDFCSARLQGAGIKMDPAMVDEVVGVLSTIRQGWQGVQARNA; via the coding sequence ATGTCCTATCAAGAAGCCTACGGCAATTATCACGCTGTCAATCTCGATTCGCAGACCTCGCGCGCGACCCCGGTCGAGCTGGTGCTGCTGCTTACCGACGGCCTGCTCGACGAACTGGCACGCGCACGCGGCCACATCGTCGGCAAGCGCTACGAGCAAAAAGCCGCCAGCATCGACAAGTGCTGCGAAATCATCAACGGCCTGTCCAGCTCGCTCGACTTCGAGGGCGGCGGCGAGGTCGTGGCCAACCTCGCCAGCCTCTACGACTTCTGCTCGGCACGCCTGCAAGGCGCCGGCATCAAGATGGATCCGGCCATGGTCGACGAAGTGGTCGGCGTCCTGAGCACGATCCGCCAGGGCTGGCAGGGCGTACAGGCGCGCAATGCCTAG
- the fliD gene encoding flagellar filament capping protein FliD: protein MAGISNTYDPTSTAQAMAESFTSGRQTILTRQTQTASATEKALGTLGSALNTFQSSLLAMTGVNKTISAYSAAFSDTSVASATAGATATAGSYAFFVKQVASAQKLSYSSMSDFAGQGSLTLGAGSNSFTLQLNTKPNWSVRDLAAAINAAPGNTSVSASVVSTGIVNGVPTSELVLTSKQTGADNAISLSTSGVDANLATRLGAPAELAKPLDAIVNVGSEAGTEIRQASNTLNVIDGVTMTLSKAQTTGSAPVTLTVATDPSKTTSNAQAFVDAYNKLKSAIDGLVSPGDPTAGDAAGAFSGDSGVRALRDRLVGMLRGSGSTSLASFGILAARDGSLSLDSARMTKALATNPTGLDTLIGSTAAGSTSGIAGQLDSYLKLWTNSADGQIGRRKEVVGKLQGDLTERQTALDRQYDSAYKRYLTQFTQLQSVQSSMSYNTSLFDALFSSSKD from the coding sequence ATGGCAGGCATCAGCAATACCTACGATCCAACGAGTACCGCGCAAGCCATGGCGGAAAGCTTCACGTCCGGACGCCAGACGATCCTCACGCGCCAGACGCAGACGGCCAGCGCCACCGAAAAAGCCCTGGGCACGCTCGGTTCGGCCCTGAATACCTTCCAGAGCAGCCTGCTGGCCATGACCGGTGTGAACAAGACGATCTCGGCCTACAGCGCGGCCTTCAGCGACACGAGCGTGGCCAGCGCCACGGCGGGCGCGACCGCGACCGCGGGCAGCTACGCGTTTTTTGTGAAGCAGGTCGCGAGCGCGCAGAAGCTGTCGTACTCCAGCATGAGCGACTTCGCCGGCCAGGGCTCGCTGACCCTGGGTGCCGGTAGCAATTCGTTCACGCTGCAGCTGAACACGAAGCCCAACTGGAGCGTGCGCGACCTGGCCGCCGCGATCAATGCCGCGCCAGGCAACACCAGCGTATCGGCCTCGGTGGTCAGCACCGGCATCGTCAACGGCGTGCCCACGTCGGAACTGGTGCTGACCTCGAAGCAGACGGGCGCGGACAACGCGATTTCGCTCTCGACCAGCGGTGTCGACGCCAACCTGGCAACGCGCCTGGGCGCGCCGGCCGAGCTGGCGAAACCCCTGGACGCCATCGTGAACGTCGGCTCCGAAGCGGGCACCGAGATTCGCCAGGCCAGCAACACCCTGAACGTGATCGACGGCGTCACCATGACGCTGTCGAAAGCGCAAACCACCGGCAGCGCGCCGGTGACGCTCACCGTGGCCACCGATCCGTCGAAGACGACGTCGAACGCGCAAGCTTTTGTGGACGCCTACAACAAGCTCAAATCCGCGATCGACGGCCTGGTCAGCCCTGGCGATCCGACCGCGGGCGACGCTGCCGGTGCATTCTCCGGCGACAGTGGCGTGCGGGCCCTGCGCGATCGCCTGGTGGGCATGTTGCGCGGCAGCGGCAGCACGAGTCTTGCCAGTTTCGGCATCCTCGCGGCGCGCGACGGTAGCTTGAGCCTGGACAGCGCGCGCATGACGAAGGCCCTGGCAACCAATCCGACCGGCCTCGATACGCTGATCGGCAGCACCGCCGCCGGCAGTACCAGCGGCATCGCCGGCCAGCTCGACTCCTACCTGAAGCTGTGGACCAACAGCGCGGATGGCCAGATCGGCCGCCGCAAGGAAGTGGTCGGCAAACTGCAGGGCGACTTGACGGAACGCCAAACCGCCCTCGACAGACAGTATGACAGCGCCTACAAGCGCTACCTGACGCAGTTCACCCAACTGCAGTCCGTTCAAAGCAGTATGTCCTATAACACCTCGCTGTTCGACGCTTTGTTCAGCAGCAGCAAAGACTAA
- a CDS encoding FliM/FliN family flagellar motor switch protein, with the protein MDMNLNEQLAADVLLDDNVEAAAPVRNPRLPQMMRRIPVTLTLEVGSARISLQDLMDLGPASVLPLDSVAGEPLVLKVNGAAIGRAEVVVAGEQYGLKVIDLDGLNLDLIAP; encoded by the coding sequence ATGGACATGAATCTGAACGAGCAACTGGCTGCCGACGTCCTCCTCGATGACAACGTCGAAGCTGCCGCGCCTGTACGCAACCCGCGCCTGCCGCAAATGATGCGCCGCATCCCCGTGACGCTGACGCTGGAAGTGGGCTCGGCCCGCATCTCGCTGCAGGACCTGATGGACCTGGGCCCGGCCAGCGTGCTGCCGCTCGACTCGGTCGCTGGCGAGCCGCTGGTCCTGAAAGTGAACGGCGCCGCCATCGGCCGCGCCGAAGTGGTGGTGGCGGGCGAGCAGTACGGCCTGAAAGTGATCGACCTCGACGGCCTGAACCTGGACCTGATCGCCCCATGA
- a CDS encoding flagellar hook-basal body complex protein FliE, whose protein sequence is MGIELAGQIKADLAALTNEAQRIANAPSIAPSIESTAQSGHAEFSFSDTMKNALHSVDAEDQAAAVKMADVDSGKSDDLVGAMLASQQASLSFSMLMQVRNKVMGAVDELIKLPV, encoded by the coding sequence ATGGGAATTGAATTGGCTGGCCAGATCAAGGCCGATCTTGCAGCACTGACAAACGAAGCGCAGCGAATTGCCAATGCACCATCGATCGCGCCGTCGATCGAATCGACCGCGCAAAGCGGACATGCCGAGTTCTCCTTCAGCGACACCATGAAGAACGCCCTGCACAGCGTCGACGCCGAGGACCAGGCAGCGGCGGTCAAGATGGCCGACGTCGACAGCGGCAAGAGCGACGACCTGGTGGGCGCCATGCTGGCCAGCCAGCAGGCCAGCCTGTCCTTCTCGATGCTGATGCAGGTACGTAACAAAGTGATGGGCGCCGTCGACGAACTGATCAAGCTCCCTGTCTGA
- a CDS encoding flagellar motor switch protein FliG codes for MAEMNNNAEEGAVLTPVEQAAIVLLSIGEEPAAAVLRCLERDELIELTQVMSRMSGIKVDSVKYAVGNFFDDYRQQSGLHGASRTYLKRSLDLALGSDIANSVLNTIYGDAIRPMMARLQYASPKWLAEFVAHEHVQMQAVFLAFLPPALAGQIIESLPEGSRDLVLLNLARLDEIDRDLLQELEELVARCLAALDTQSASVEGVRQVAEILNRLPNNRAGMVELLRAHDPDVVSQIEMSMYDFFILSRQTEQVITRLLDDIPLEQWAIALKGAEPALRDAILSAMPKRQAQSFEDLMRRSGPVPMSRIEQTRKDIMVAVKALADAGEIDVQLFAEATAE; via the coding sequence ATGGCCGAAATGAACAATAACGCTGAAGAAGGCGCTGTCCTGACTCCTGTCGAGCAGGCCGCGATCGTCCTGCTGTCGATTGGCGAAGAACCGGCCGCGGCCGTGCTGCGCTGCCTCGAGCGCGACGAGCTGATCGAGCTGACCCAGGTCATGTCGCGCATGAGCGGCATCAAGGTCGACTCGGTGAAGTACGCCGTCGGGAATTTCTTCGACGACTACCGCCAGCAAAGCGGCCTGCACGGCGCCTCGCGTACCTACCTGAAGCGCTCGCTCGACCTGGCGCTGGGCAGCGACATCGCCAACAGCGTCCTGAACACGATTTATGGCGACGCGATCCGTCCAATGATGGCGCGCCTGCAGTACGCCTCGCCGAAGTGGCTGGCCGAATTCGTCGCCCACGAGCACGTGCAGATGCAGGCCGTGTTCCTGGCTTTCCTGCCTCCCGCGCTGGCCGGCCAGATCATCGAGTCGCTGCCGGAAGGCAGCCGCGACCTGGTGCTGCTGAACCTGGCGCGCCTGGACGAGATCGACCGCGACCTGCTGCAGGAACTGGAAGAGCTGGTGGCGCGCTGCCTGGCCGCCCTCGACACGCAAAGCGCGAGCGTCGAAGGCGTGCGCCAGGTTGCCGAAATCCTGAACCGCCTGCCGAACAACCGCGCCGGCATGGTCGAACTGCTGCGTGCGCACGACCCGGACGTGGTGTCGCAGATCGAGATGTCGATGTACGACTTCTTCATCCTGTCGCGCCAGACCGAACAGGTCATCACGCGCCTGCTCGACGACATTCCGCTCGAGCAGTGGGCGATCGCGCTCAAGGGGGCCGAGCCTGCCCTGCGCGACGCGATCCTGTCGGCCATGCCGAAGCGCCAGGCCCAGAGTTTCGAGGACCTGATGCGCCGTTCGGGCCCGGTGCCGATGTCGCGCATCGAGCAGACCCGCAAGGACATCATGGTTGCCGTCAAGGCGCTGGCCGACGCCGGCGAGATCGACGTGCAGCTGTTCGCCGAGGCCACCGCTGAATGA